In a genomic window of Suricata suricatta isolate VVHF042 chromosome 12, meerkat_22Aug2017_6uvM2_HiC, whole genome shotgun sequence:
- the NPRL2 gene encoding GATOR complex protein NPRL2 translates to MGSGCRIECIFFSEFHPTLGPKITYQVPEDFISRELFDTVQVYIITKPELQNKLITVTAMEKKLIGCPVCIEHKKYSRNALLFNLGFVCDAQAKTCALEPIVKKLAGYLTTLELESSFVSTEESKQKLVPIMTILLEELNASGRCTLPIDESNTIHLKVIEQRPDPPVAQEYDVPVFTKDKEDFFNSQWDLTTQQILPYIDGFRHVQKISAEADVELNLVRIAIQNLLYYGVVTLVSILQYSNVYCPTPKVQDLVDDKSLQEACLSYVTKQGHKRASLRDVFQLYCSLSPGTTVRDLIGRHPQQLQRVDERKLIQFGLMKNLIRRLQKYPVRVSREERSHPARLYTGCHSYDEICCKTGMSYHELDERLENDPNIIICWK, encoded by the exons ATGGGCAGCGGCTGCCGTATAGAATGCATATTCTTCAGCGAGTTCCACCCCACGCTGGGACCCAAGATCACCTATCAG GTCCCTGAAGACTTCATCTCCCGGGAGCTGTTTGATACAGTCCAAGTGTACATCATCACCAAGCCAGAGCTGCAGAACAAACTTATCACTGT CACAGCCATGGAGAAGAAACTGATCGGCTGCCCTGTATGTATCGAGCACAAGAAGTACAGCCGCAATGCCCTGCTCTTCAACCTAGGCTTCGTGTGTGATGCCCAGGCCAAGACCTGTGCCCTTGAGCCCATCGTCAAAAAGCTGGCTGGCTACCTGACCACACTGGAG CTAGAGAGCAGCTTCGTGTCAACAGAGGAGAGCAAGCAGAAGTTGGTGCCCATCATGACCATCTTGCTGGAGGAGCTAAATGCCTCAGGCCGGTGCACTCTGCCCATTG ATGAGTCCAACACCATCCACTTGAAGGTGATTGAGCAGCGGCCTGACCCTCCTGTGGCCCAGGAGTATGATGTGCCTGTCTTTACCAAAGACAAGGAGGATTTCTTCAACTCACAGTGGGACCTCACCACACAACAG ATCCTGCCCTATATTGATGGCTTCCGCCACGTCCAGAAGATCTCAGCAGAGGCAGATGTGGAGTTAAACCTGGTGCGCATCGCCATCCAGAACTTACT GTATTATGGCGTTGTGACACTGGTGTCCATACTCCAG TATTCCAATGTGTACTGCCCGACACCCAAGGTCCAGGACCTGGTAGATGACAAGTCCCTGCAGGAGGCGTGTTTATCCTATGTGACCAAGCAAG GGCACAAGAGGGCCAGTCTCCGGGATGTGTTCCAGCTGTACTGCAGCCTGAGCCCTGGCACTACTGTGAGAGACCTCATTGGCCGCCACCCCCAGCAGCTGCAGCGCGTTGATGAAAG GAAGCTTATCCAGTTTGGGCTTATGAAGAACCTCATCCGGCGACTACAGAAGTATCCAGTGCGGGTGTCTCGGGAGGAACGGAGCCACCCTGCCCGGCTTTACACAGGCTGCCACAGCTACGATGAAATCTGTTGCAAGAcag GCATGAGCTACCATGAACTTGATGAACGACTGGAAAATGACCCCAACATCATCATCTGCTGGAAGTGA